The Saprospiraceae bacterium genome includes a window with the following:
- a CDS encoding 3-isopropylmalate dehydratase large subunit, with product MTITEKVMALNSGRESVLPGELVWVDVNSVMTMDYLGKQCFKAFESLSPDKKLFDKNKVICVSDHLVPPPTEQWATMLNEWREIVRSYDIPYFYDLGRQGIAHQIMVEQGHVLPGKVSIGTDSHANTYGAVGAVGNAIGVTDAVVAMATGKCWLRVPESVKFVIKGEWQPYVMAKDLSLHIMGMMHWNGHLIYKALEYTGPAIEALSIAGRMTLCNMTVDLGAKNGIIAPDQKTVDYLRPVQKSDWKMLASDENARYDAVYEVDVTNVGPTVSKPDKLDDVVPVEAVVGTKFNKAFVGTCTNGRTEDFAIMADILKDKHIHRDVNMICIPASQDVYLECIEKGYFSTLIKAGAAIETPSCGPCAGIHTGVAGDGDIVLSAGNRNMKGRMGSRNAQIYLTSPAVVAASSIFGVITDPRNIK from the coding sequence ATGACAATAACAGAAAAAGTGATGGCGCTGAATAGTGGGAGAGAAAGTGTCCTTCCGGGAGAGTTGGTATGGGTAGATGTTAATTCCGTCATGACTATGGATTATCTGGGTAAACAGTGTTTTAAGGCTTTTGAGAGCCTCAGTCCGGACAAAAAACTATTTGATAAAAATAAAGTGATTTGTGTAAGCGATCATTTGGTTCCGCCACCAACAGAGCAGTGGGCAACCATGCTCAATGAATGGAGGGAAATCGTCAGAAGTTATGATATTCCGTATTTTTATGATCTGGGTAGGCAAGGTATAGCGCACCAGATCATGGTCGAGCAAGGTCACGTCCTACCTGGAAAAGTTTCTATAGGTACAGATAGTCATGCCAATACTTATGGTGCAGTCGGCGCAGTAGGAAATGCTATTGGCGTCACTGATGCCGTAGTAGCCATGGCTACTGGTAAATGTTGGTTGCGGGTTCCGGAATCCGTAAAATTTGTCATCAAAGGTGAGTGGCAACCTTATGTCATGGCAAAAGATCTTAGTCTGCATATCATGGGTATGATGCATTGGAACGGACATTTGATATATAAAGCTTTGGAATATACGGGACCAGCCATCGAAGCATTAAGCATTGCGGGAAGAATGACATTGTGCAATATGACAGTGGATTTAGGCGCAAAAAACGGAATCATAGCGCCGGACCAAAAAACTGTAGATTATCTAAGACCGGTACAAAAATCAGACTGGAAGATGTTGGCAAGTGATGAAAATGCCCGTTATGACGCAGTATATGAAGTAGATGTTACCAATGTTGGACCCACAGTGAGCAAACCCGACAAACTGGACGATGTTGTTCCTGTAGAGGCCGTTGTTGGCACTAAATTCAATAAAGCATTTGTAGGTACATGTACCAATGGAAGAACGGAAGATTTTGCCATCATGGCAGATATACTCAAGGATAAACATATCCACCGGGATGTCAATATGATCTGCATACCTGCCAGTCAGGATGTGTATTTGGAATGTATTGAAAAAGGATATTTTTCTACCCTCATCAAAGCCGGAGCAGCTATAGAAACTCCAAGTTGCGGACCATGTGCCGGTATTCACACTGGTGTAGCGGGTGATGGAGATATAGTTTTAAGTGCCGGAAACAGAAATATGAAGGGCCGTATGGGAAGCAGAAATGCTCAGATCTATCTGACAAGTCCTGCCGTGGTCGCAGCTTCATCGATATTTGGAGTCATCACAGACCCAAGAAACATTAAATGA
- a CDS encoding hydantoinase/oxoprolinase family protein: MKLGIDIGGTFTDLVLLNEADHKIYFGKTLTTYPDPTLGIITGIHEITTKNRLAIADIKSIVHGTTLVTNAIIERKGAKTGLLTTKGFEDILEIGREMRYDIYDIFITMPKPLIPSALRVGIDERMNNTGQIIKSLDVNQVREKIRFLVSKGVKSIAVSYLHSYANAQHEQITGQLLSDEFPEITYSLSSEVMPEIREYERTSATAMNAYVQPLTHEYLTNLIKKLNIIGFFGKLHIMDSAGRLTTVEGAVKTPVQLLESGPAGGTMAGVFFGHMIDKKDLLAFDMGGTTAKASMIRDLEPEITNHFEAAREKRFKKGSGLPVRIPVIDMIEIGAGGGSIAYINHLGLLTVGPESASSTPGPACYGRGGEHPTVTDADLILGFLNADFFLGGTMTLNKEAAISAMKNKIADPLSITVEAAAWGIHRIVNENMANAARVHIIEKGLDPRFFSMLAFGGAGPVHAFHTARLMNAPQLIIPAGAGVLSALGFLVSPVAKEEIFSYISVLENLDWERVNEMISTLTQKGKQFVMNAGIDPEDIQVNVTCDMRYAGQGHDIHVKMPNGTLGKASMDEIITNFKKEYSTRYGRIIEGIQVEAITWRILVKGPSPRFIPKQAGIESSETALKGHRNVFWGQDFVNTPVYERYALTSDMVIKGPCIIEEYESTTVVGQNANVRVDEFKNIIIEMEY; this comes from the coding sequence ATGAAGTTAGGTATAGATATAGGAGGTACATTTACAGATCTGGTTTTATTGAATGAAGCAGATCATAAAATTTATTTTGGCAAAACCCTTACAACCTATCCTGACCCTACATTAGGAATCATCACTGGAATTCATGAAATTACTACAAAAAACCGTTTAGCCATAGCTGATATAAAATCTATAGTACATGGTACGACACTGGTGACCAATGCCATTATAGAGCGCAAAGGAGCAAAGACTGGATTGCTTACTACCAAGGGATTTGAAGATATCCTGGAAATAGGACGCGAAATGAGATATGATATATATGATATTTTTATCACGATGCCAAAACCACTCATCCCTTCGGCTCTCCGAGTGGGCATAGATGAGCGAATGAACAATACCGGACAGATCATCAAAAGTCTGGATGTAAATCAGGTTCGTGAAAAAATCAGATTTTTGGTCAGTAAAGGCGTAAAAAGTATTGCAGTCAGTTACTTACATTCATATGCAAATGCGCAACATGAGCAAATCACAGGACAATTATTATCTGATGAATTTCCTGAAATTACTTACTCACTGAGCAGTGAAGTAATGCCTGAAATCAGGGAGTATGAACGGACCAGCGCTACAGCAATGAATGCTTATGTTCAACCATTGACCCATGAATACCTTACTAATCTCATCAAAAAGCTCAACATCATTGGTTTTTTCGGTAAGCTACACATCATGGATAGTGCGGGAAGACTGACGACAGTAGAAGGAGCGGTGAAAACGCCGGTACAATTGTTGGAGAGCGGACCTGCTGGCGGCACAATGGCAGGTGTTTTTTTTGGCCATATGATAGATAAAAAAGATTTATTGGCATTTGATATGGGTGGCACGACGGCAAAAGCATCCATGATAAGAGACCTGGAGCCTGAAATCACCAACCATTTTGAAGCGGCAAGAGAAAAAAGATTTAAAAAAGGAAGCGGCTTACCGGTTAGAATTCCTGTCATTGATATGATTGAAATAGGTGCCGGCGGCGGAAGCATAGCGTATATCAATCACCTTGGGCTTTTGACGGTAGGTCCGGAAAGTGCATCTTCCACACCGGGACCAGCCTGTTATGGACGAGGTGGCGAACATCCTACAGTGACCGATGCAGATCTAATCCTTGGATTCCTGAATGCAGATTTCTTTTTAGGAGGTACTATGACCTTAAATAAAGAAGCGGCAATTTCTGCGATGAAAAACAAAATTGCTGATCCATTGAGTATCACAGTAGAAGCTGCTGCATGGGGAATTCATCGTATTGTCAATGAAAATATGGCCAATGCAGCTCGGGTACATATCATAGAAAAAGGGTTGGATCCACGATTTTTTTCTATGCTGGCCTTTGGAGGAGCTGGTCCTGTGCATGCTTTTCACACAGCCCGCTTAATGAATGCACCACAACTCATAATACCTGCTGGAGCGGGCGTTTTGAGTGCTTTAGGGTTTTTGGTCAGTCCGGTGGCTAAAGAAGAAATCTTTAGCTATATTTCTGTTTTGGAAAATCTGGATTGGGAAAGAGTCAATGAAATGATTTCAACACTTACCCAAAAGGGAAAACAATTTGTCATGAATGCAGGTATTGATCCTGAGGATATTCAGGTTAATGTGACTTGCGATATGAGGTACGCTGGTCAGGGCCATGATATCCATGTAAAAATGCCCAACGGCACTTTAGGAAAGGCTTCTATGGACGAAATTATCACCAATTTCAAAAAAGAATACAGCACAAGATACGGACGAATTATCGAGGGTATTCAGGTAGAAGCCATTACCTGGAGAATATTGGTCAAAGGACCCTCACCTCGCTTTATTCCCAAACAAGCCGGTATAGAAAGCAGTGAAACGGCTTTAAAAGGACATAGGAATGTTTTTTGGGGTCAGGATTTCGTAAATACACCAGTGTACGAAAGATATGCCCTTACATCTGATATGGTGATAAAAGGCCCTTGTATCATTGAAGAATACGAAAGTACCACTGTCGTAGGGCAAAATGCGAATGTGCGTGTGGATGAATTTAAAAACATCATCATAGAAATGGAATATTGA
- a CDS encoding hydantoinase B/oxoprolinase family protein: MCAGHKPDIGIVTPIFFENKLVGFIGCIAHSPDIGGTLWGANAKDYYEEGLYIPPMKLYDAGQKNEPLFSIIRNNVRAADQTIGDILAQVAANDQGIKSLHRMMAENKITEIDHLGKQIIDASEKSMRAAIKAAPDGTYHAEYHGDGGGKSEPVLLKCAVTIKNDSIHVDYTGTSAAHSLAINAVLNYVFAYTAYPIKCIFSPDVPNNEGSFRPISIHAPEGSLLNAQKPSPLGARNVTGNILYGPVMKALSQAVPDKVQADCGSAVWVMVLSGKKENGKEYVEYLFLAGGYGGRKGLAGEHTLCYPTNVANVPIEVFENDAPVVVTCKSHIQGSGGNGKYKGGMGQRFAYKNIGKTPIHISNVTEKINNKAYGLFGGKEGKSGKIYIVTALGKRRHTPIKGHDKLYSGEELVMELPGGGGYGSPE, encoded by the coding sequence TTGTGTGCAGGACATAAGCCCGATATCGGAATAGTGACACCCATTTTTTTTGAAAATAAATTGGTAGGATTCATTGGCTGTATTGCCCATAGTCCGGATATAGGCGGAACACTTTGGGGAGCCAATGCCAAAGATTACTATGAAGAAGGACTCTATATCCCACCGATGAAGCTTTATGATGCAGGCCAAAAAAATGAACCACTCTTTAGCATCATCAGAAACAATGTAAGGGCTGCCGACCAGACTATAGGAGATATTTTAGCTCAGGTAGCGGCAAATGATCAGGGTATAAAATCCCTGCACCGCATGATGGCAGAAAACAAGATCACTGAAATAGATCATCTAGGAAAACAAATCATCGATGCATCTGAAAAGTCGATGCGTGCGGCTATAAAAGCTGCTCCGGACGGAACTTACCATGCAGAATATCACGGTGATGGCGGTGGCAAATCAGAACCGGTTCTCCTCAAGTGTGCTGTCACCATTAAAAATGACAGTATTCATGTAGATTATACAGGCACATCTGCCGCTCATTCATTGGCGATTAATGCCGTACTCAATTATGTTTTTGCCTATACTGCCTATCCCATCAAATGTATCTTTAGTCCGGACGTACCCAACAATGAAGGAAGTTTCAGACCTATCAGCATACACGCACCGGAAGGAAGTCTGCTCAATGCCCAAAAACCCTCGCCGCTTGGAGCACGAAATGTTACCGGCAACATCCTTTATGGTCCTGTAATGAAGGCGCTGAGTCAGGCAGTACCGGACAAGGTTCAGGCTGACTGCGGATCTGCAGTTTGGGTGATGGTACTGAGTGGTAAAAAAGAAAATGGCAAGGAATATGTAGAATATTTATTTCTGGCAGGGGGATATGGTGGCAGAAAAGGACTGGCAGGAGAGCATACCCTTTGTTATCCTACCAATGTGGCAAATGTCCCGATTGAAGTCTTTGAAAATGATGCTCCTGTAGTGGTAACATGCAAAAGTCATATACAAGGAAGTGGTGGCAATGGAAAGTATAAAGGTGGCATGGGACAGCGATTTGCTTATAAAAATATAGGCAAGACACCCATTCATATAAGTAATGTCACTGAAAAAATAAATAATAAAGCTTATGGCCTTTTCGGAGGAAAAGAAGGAAAAAGTGGCAAGATATATATTGTCACAGCACTCGGCAAAAGAAGACACACTCCGATAAAAGGACACGACAAGCTATATTCGGGAGAAGAATTGGTGATGGAATTGCCGGGTGGTGGCGGATATGGATCACCGGAATGA
- a CDS encoding host specificity protein: MISSKAKDKLKNGSILYGAISPTSDPTICEYLGWAGLDFYMIDGEHGPIDVSQAVDMIRACENTGISPWARIRAVDEKLILQYMDAGIVGVMMPGIVKLSQVKELVNAIKYPPFGKRGLGPVRSADYLAGTMNQLQYIEYANQNTLVFPQMEDIVCMDFLDDMVNMEGVDGIIIGPRDLAMSMGYYDGPNHPEVKEIIETVFAKTKAAGKVIGTVAATKEQADGLIQNGAQIILNSVQGLITSGVKGFKSL, encoded by the coding sequence ATGATATCAAGTAAAGCAAAGGATAAACTCAAGAATGGAAGCATCTTGTATGGAGCTATCTCTCCTACATCTGATCCGACTATTTGCGAGTACCTGGGTTGGGCCGGGCTGGATTTTTATATGATAGATGGTGAGCATGGTCCTATCGATGTATCTCAGGCTGTTGACATGATACGTGCGTGCGAAAATACAGGTATCTCTCCGTGGGCAAGGATTAGGGCTGTCGATGAAAAATTAATATTGCAATACATGGATGCCGGGATAGTTGGTGTGATGATGCCGGGTATAGTGAAATTGTCTCAGGTAAAAGAACTGGTAAATGCGATAAAATATCCGCCGTTTGGCAAAAGAGGGCTTGGTCCTGTAAGATCAGCCGACTATCTGGCAGGAACGATGAACCAACTTCAATATATAGAATATGCCAACCAGAATACTTTAGTTTTTCCGCAAATGGAGGACATTGTTTGTATGGATTTTCTGGATGATATGGTAAATATGGAAGGTGTAGATGGTATTATCATCGGCCCCAGAGATCTGGCCATGAGTATGGGATACTATGACGGACCCAATCATCCGGAGGTAAAAGAGATAATTGAAACTGTGTTTGCAAAAACTAAAGCAGCAGGAAAGGTAATCGGTACAGTAGCAGCTACAAAAGAGCAAGCAGATGGCCTTATCCAAAATGGAGCACAGATTATACTAAATTCTGTACAAGGTTTGATAACGTCCGGTGTAAAAGGATTTAAAAGTCTATAA
- a CDS encoding DUF3598 family protein translates to MLNLKLFPKHTGIWEGTYIRINAEGQVTNQWKSRLTIKLYDDNKYHQANHYMWDDGHEELHDFGVSSFDETGTLIFDSPRIEGYSWETRDSVCLIWTYKNRPGSKLFEMIDLIGDGTHRVRNWRWTEGDEFQGITMINERKVATQDEIPPSFWEELPDRRFKGQSRSDH, encoded by the coding sequence ATGCTTAATTTAAAATTGTTTCCCAAACACACCGGAATATGGGAAGGAACCTATATCCGAATCAACGCAGAAGGTCAAGTAACCAATCAATGGAAAAGCAGGCTGACGATCAAACTGTACGATGATAATAAATATCACCAAGCAAATCACTACATGTGGGATGACGGTCACGAGGAGTTGCATGATTTTGGTGTGTCTTCTTTTGATGAGACAGGAACACTTATTTTTGATTCTCCAAGAATAGAAGGTTATTCATGGGAGACCAGGGACAGTGTTTGTCTTATATGGACATATAAAAATCGCCCTGGTTCCAAGCTTTTTGAAATGATAGACCTTATAGGTGATGGCACGCACAGAGTCAGGAACTGGAGATGGACAGAAGGTGACGAATTTCAGGGTATCACTATGATCAATGAGCGCAAAGTAGCAACGCAGGATGAGATTCCTCCTTCATTTTGGGAAGAATTGCCTGATAGAAGATTCAAAGGCCAAAGCAGAAGTGATCATTAA
- a CDS encoding 3-isopropylmalate dehydratase small subunit yields MKTKYVYGDNIDTDRIIPGKYTKTLDMSTLAQHCMEDLDPSFATTIIKGDIVVAGDNFGCGSSREQAPLALLQSGVSLVIARYFARIFFRNAINVGLPVIEIPDHDIEKGDVLEIEIEKNYVKNITKEKFYTCNALSPVMIKIMKEGGMVNYLKKYGDYEDVAVK; encoded by the coding sequence ATGAAGACCAAATACGTTTATGGGGACAATATCGATACAGACCGAATCATTCCCGGCAAATATACCAAAACGCTGGACATGAGTACGCTGGCACAACATTGTATGGAAGACCTGGATCCTTCTTTTGCCACTACCATTATAAAAGGAGATATCGTGGTAGCAGGAGATAATTTCGGCTGTGGATCCAGTCGTGAACAAGCTCCGTTGGCACTTCTTCAGTCAGGAGTTTCTTTGGTGATAGCCCGATACTTTGCCCGCATTTTTTTTAGAAATGCCATCAATGTTGGGTTGCCGGTCATCGAAATACCAGATCATGATATTGAAAAAGGCGATGTCTTAGAAATTGAAATAGAAAAGAATTATGTCAAAAATATAACAAAGGAAAAGTTCTATACTTGCAATGCTTTGTCTCCGGTGATGATAAAAATAATGAAAGAAGGCGGTATGGTCAACTATCTAAAAAAATACGGAGATTATGAAGATGTAGCCGTCAAATAA
- a CDS encoding hydroxymethylglutaryl-CoA lyase: MHHYIYIEEQGLRDGLQTLSHIFSTEQKLIWTRDLIEAGVKRIQIGSFVHKEKVPAMADTDALFLQSNHEQKEVLISGLVLNKKGLERAIHCGTKHLSISLSASETHSLKNTGKTIEQAKMEIKEMIALAKENHIKVRSGIQCAFGCRFEGKISEKVVMDLAEYLITCGADELSLADSTGMAHPVQVDRIIKQVISIAGNNPIGLHLHNTENKGYANLYAGLNAGVTIIDTAFGGLGGCPFIKGATGNIATEDVVHMLDQMGVDTGIDICKIAKISLEIEKVLGNPLPGLMYKLIQNKSIALI, translated from the coding sequence ATGCATCATTATATTTACATAGAAGAGCAGGGTTTGAGGGATGGTTTGCAGACATTGTCTCATATCTTTTCTACGGAACAAAAATTGATTTGGACACGTGATCTGATCGAAGCCGGTGTCAAAAGAATTCAGATTGGCTCTTTTGTGCATAAGGAAAAAGTTCCTGCTATGGCTGATACAGATGCTTTGTTTTTACAATCCAATCATGAACAAAAGGAAGTATTAATTTCCGGGCTGGTATTAAACAAAAAAGGACTTGAAAGGGCTATACATTGTGGAACCAAACACCTTTCTATTTCCTTATCAGCCAGCGAAACCCACTCCCTGAAAAATACAGGTAAAACTATAGAACAGGCCAAAATGGAGATTAAGGAAATGATCGCTTTGGCCAAAGAAAACCATATCAAAGTACGAAGCGGAATTCAGTGTGCTTTTGGTTGCCGCTTTGAAGGCAAAATCAGTGAGAAAGTGGTTATGGATCTGGCTGAATATCTCATTACTTGTGGCGCTGATGAATTGTCTCTTGCTGATAGTACAGGTATGGCACATCCTGTTCAGGTGGATAGAATTATAAAACAAGTTATTTCCATTGCGGGCAATAATCCTATAGGTCTGCATCTGCACAACACCGAAAACAAAGGCTACGCCAATCTTTATGCCGGATTAAATGCCGGTGTGACTATCATAGATACAGCATTCGGAGGATTGGGTGGCTGTCCATTTATCAAAGGGGCTACCGGAAATATTGCCACCGAAGACGTGGTACATATGCTGGATCAAATGGGCGTTGATACTGGTATTGACATCTGCAAAATAGCAAAGATAAGCTTAGAGATAGAAAAAGTATTGGGTAACCCTTTGCCTGGTTTGATGTATAAACTGATTCAAAATAAAAGCATAGCTTTAATATAA
- a CDS encoding hydantoinase B/oxoprolinase family protein gives MISIVDEAGTALQRTAFSSVTRESADFAVVLLDTKG, from the coding sequence TTGATCTCTATAGTAGATGAAGCAGGTACCGCTCTACAGCGCACTGCGTTTTCTTCTGTTACCCGTGAGAGTGCAGATTTTGCCGTAGTTTTACTGGATACCAAAGGTTGA
- a CDS encoding MFS transporter — MSQEVNKVSKTMVLAVVASSLGFFVDLYDIIIVSVVRQASLLSLGVPESELLSKGIWLLNIQMIGMLTGGFLWGILGDKKGRLTVLFGSILMYSLATFACAYAPSYDVYLLLRFVAGVGLAGELGAAITLTTELLPQKYRGIGPAIIASFGMLGAIFGSVIGGRYSWEFTYQLGGIMGLVLLFLRLGLLESGFYERLQETKVEKGNFLMLVKNKKLFKKYISVILMGFPGWFVNGVVMTFTPEIAKAMGMTTIPKVSTVFMVFFIGFTFGDFSCGMVSQWLQSRKKAIQLYLGSFALLLALYFLVGKTSEMWYYGLFLFMGISAGYTIVLLTLAAEQTGTNLRATATTSSLNLLRASVIPQTIAFTFFNNYVGAYHAAIIVGILSVGIAAWAYTNLEETFHNNLDFVEQ, encoded by the coding sequence ATGAGTCAAGAAGTAAATAAGGTTTCCAAAACAATGGTACTTGCAGTAGTCGCTTCATCGTTAGGTTTCTTTGTCGATCTCTACGATATCATCATAGTTAGTGTGGTAAGGCAGGCAAGTCTTTTGTCACTTGGTGTACCTGAATCTGAACTTTTGTCAAAAGGAATCTGGCTATTGAATATACAGATGATAGGAATGCTGACAGGTGGATTTTTGTGGGGTATACTTGGGGACAAAAAAGGGAGACTAACCGTTTTGTTTGGATCCATACTAATGTATAGCTTAGCTACATTTGCCTGTGCATATGCGCCATCTTATGACGTGTATCTTTTATTAAGATTTGTTGCAGGTGTCGGACTTGCCGGGGAACTGGGTGCTGCTATCACCTTGACTACAGAGCTTTTGCCTCAAAAGTATCGGGGTATTGGCCCTGCGATCATTGCATCTTTTGGTATGCTGGGTGCTATTTTTGGGAGTGTCATAGGAGGCAGATATTCCTGGGAGTTTACTTATCAGCTTGGTGGCATCATGGGATTGGTTCTTTTATTTCTTAGGCTGGGATTGTTGGAGTCGGGTTTTTATGAGCGACTGCAGGAGACAAAAGTCGAAAAAGGAAATTTTCTGATGCTTGTAAAAAATAAAAAATTATTTAAAAAATACATAAGTGTCATTTTGATGGGATTTCCTGGTTGGTTTGTCAATGGAGTAGTCATGACCTTTACTCCTGAGATAGCAAAAGCTATGGGCATGACTACCATTCCCAAGGTGAGTACCGTTTTTATGGTTTTTTTTATTGGGTTTACTTTTGGTGATTTTTCCTGCGGCATGGTCAGTCAATGGCTGCAAAGCCGAAAAAAAGCGATACAACTGTATCTGGGAAGTTTTGCGCTTTTGCTGGCGCTATACTTTTTAGTGGGAAAAACATCAGAAATGTGGTATTACGGTCTATTCTTGTTTATGGGCATTAGTGCAGGTTATACTATTGTATTGCTGACACTGGCCGCTGAACAAACAGGTACAAATCTCAGGGCCACAGCCACAACATCTTCTCTTAATCTATTAAGGGCTTCTGTCATTCCACAGACAATAGCATTTACCTTTTTCAATAACTATGTCGGGGCATATCATGCTGCTATCATAGTAGGAATACTCTCTGTGGGTATAGCTGCCTGGGCTTATACAAACCTGGAAGAGACATTTCACAATAATCTGGATTTTGTAGAACAATAA
- a CDS encoding REDY-like protein HapK has translation MTLIVLFNLKDETSPIKYETWAQTVDVPTVKRLTSVSDFKVFKTSGVLGSESPAPYQYVEILEVNDLEQLGKDISTDTMKSIAAQFQDFADNPTFMMAGQIA, from the coding sequence ATGACATTAATAGTATTGTTCAATCTCAAAGACGAGACTTCACCGATAAAATATGAAACCTGGGCACAAACAGTAGATGTACCCACAGTGAAAAGGTTGACTTCTGTATCTGATTTTAAAGTATTCAAAACTTCAGGAGTTTTAGGAAGTGAGTCGCCTGCACCATATCAATATGTAGAAATCCTTGAAGTCAATGATTTGGAACAATTAGGTAAAGATATCAGTACAGACACCATGAAATCTATTGCTGCACAGTTTCAGGATTTTGCAGACAATCCCACATTTATGATGGCGGGCCAAATAGCCTGA
- a CDS encoding 3-isopropylmalate dehydratase large subunit: MGKTIAEKILSIKTGNDVKANDIVIAPVDGIMATDTTAPLSIKAFLSMGGSRVWNPSKCSFIIDHAAPAPNERIANLHQMMRDFASEQGFPLYDIGEGVCHQVIMEKRHIKPGDIFMGADSHTPTGGALNAFACGMGSTDLGAIMLTGKTWLKTPATIRVICNGILQKGVHAKDLVLYLTGKITISGATYLSVEFHGETFEAMGLSDRMCVANMLAEMGAKTGFIHPKGLKLDYDFNAVFPDVTASYVKTFEFDVSDLNPQIAAPESPDNVMNIDPHLRTKINYAFIGTCGNGRLEDLHVAAAILKGKKIKSGVRFIIAPASRKVLLEAMLDGTAYTLVEAGATIINPGCGPCVGTHEGVPGNGETVISAANRNFKGRMGNPHSDIYLAAPATVAASALTGEITNPAQLL, translated from the coding sequence ATGGGAAAAACGATAGCAGAGAAAATCCTGAGTATAAAGACAGGAAATGATGTAAAGGCCAACGATATAGTCATAGCTCCTGTAGATGGTATCATGGCTACTGATACCACAGCTCCATTATCTATCAAAGCCTTTCTGTCTATGGGTGGTAGTCGGGTATGGAATCCTTCAAAATGCTCATTTATAATCGATCATGCCGCTCCTGCACCCAATGAAAGAATTGCCAACCTGCATCAAATGATGCGTGATTTTGCATCAGAGCAGGGATTTCCGCTGTATGACATAGGTGAAGGAGTCTGTCATCAGGTCATCATGGAAAAAAGACACATCAAGCCGGGCGACATCTTCATGGGAGCGGACTCGCATACTCCTACTGGTGGGGCACTTAATGCATTTGCCTGTGGTATGGGTAGTACAGATTTGGGAGCCATCATGCTTACGGGCAAAACATGGCTGAAAACACCGGCTACCATCAGAGTTATATGTAATGGTATATTACAAAAAGGTGTACATGCCAAAGATCTTGTGTTGTATCTGACCGGTAAAATCACAATATCCGGTGCGACTTATCTTTCTGTAGAATTTCATGGTGAGACTTTTGAAGCTATGGGACTTTCAGACAGAATGTGTGTAGCCAATATGCTGGCAGAGATGGGAGCCAAAACTGGTTTTATTCACCCTAAAGGATTGAAACTTGATTATGACTTTAACGCAGTTTTCCCGGACGTTACCGCTAGTTACGTTAAAACCTTTGAGTTTGATGTTTCGGATCTAAACCCCCAAATTGCAGCACCTGAGTCTCCTGATAATGTTATGAATATTGACCCACATTTAAGAACAAAAATAAACTATGCTTTTATTGGCACTTGTGGCAATGGAAGATTGGAAGATTTGCATGTGGCAGCTGCTATACTTAAAGGTAAAAAGATAAAATCCGGTGTTCGTTTCATCATAGCACCGGCTTCCCGCAAAGTTTTACTTGAAGCAATGCTGGATGGTACTGCTTATACATTGGTTGAAGCCGGAGCCACTATCATCAATCCCGGTTGTGGTCCTTGCGTAGGTACACATGAGGGCGTACCCGGAAATGGAGAAACCGTTATTTCTGCGGCCAACCGAAATTTTAAAGGAAGAATGGGAAATCCACATTCCGATATCTATCTTGCGGCACCTGCGACGGTAGCCGCTTCCGCATTGACCGGTGAAATCACTAATCCTGCCCAACTTCTGTAA